The genomic segment GTCAAAAGGGTATTTTGATGGTACACCAGAGGACGCACACGGGAGAGAAACCGTTCCCATGTGACGTGTGTGACAAGTGGTTCAAAACTAGCAATCATCTGACGGTACACCGGCGGACGCACACTGGAGAGAAACCGTTCCCATGCGATGTATGTGACAAGTGGTTCAACACTAACTCTGAGCTGACGGTACACCGGAGGACTCACACGGGAGACAAACCATTCCAGTGTGATGTGTGTGAAAAGTCGTTTACTCAAAGCTGCAATCTAATGGCCCACCGGAGGACGCACACGGGAGAGAAACCGTTCCCATGTGACGTGTGTGACAAGTGGTTCAAAACTAGCAATCATCTGACGGTACACCGGCGGACGCACACTGGAGAGAAACCATTCCCGTGCGATGTGTGTGACAAGTGGTTTAAAACTATCTGTGAAATGACAGTCCACCTGAGGACTCACACGGGAGACAAACCATTCCAGTGTGATGTGTGTGAAAAGTCGTTTACTCAAAGCTGCAATCTAATGGCCCACCGGAGGACGCACACGGGAGAGAAACCGTTCCCATGTGACGTGTGTGACAAGTGGTTCAACACTAACTCTGCGCTGACTGTACACCAGAGGACACACACGGGAGAGAAACCATTCCAGTGTGATGTGTGTGAAAAGTCGTTTACTCAAAGCTGCAATCTAATGGCCCACCTGAGGACCCACACGGGAGAGAAACTGTTCCAGTGTGAAGTGTGTGAAAAGTTGTTCAGTCGAAACTGTAATCTAACTGTACACCGGAGTAGGCACACATAAGATAAACCTTTCCTGTTTAACGTGtttgaaaagtaattaaaaacttaatatgacCTGACTGTACATTGGAGGATTCACGCCCGCAAGATCCGAGATCTTAGATTGATAAATTAACAACTAGATCGTCGTCAATCTTAATCTTCTATCATTTACTTTTCGAAAAATGATTTTTCCTTTGTTTAAAGCATATAGCTTATATTTTGCTCATTTGATAACAATTCTGAcagtcataaatattatattataatttaaaacagtaattcattaatatttgccATTCGTTATAACTATACTctggcccacgagagtccatacgtactGACGTACGCGATGTCTACCGACCAAATTGTCTCCCACCATAGTGCCATTCCCACCACTCGGCAAAGTGAATACGACGGGTCATAAAAACAAAGCTCATTAATTGCCTTTTGCGGGTGTTATGTGATTctccatattaaataaaaaaaaatcgcaaaaatctCGTAAAAATATACGTTTACGTAAACAACACAAAAGACCagttataaaaacgaattaGTCGAATTTCGTATACGTGTTTACTGCTGTTATTCGTTGATCGTTGCCCACCGGTTTCTGATCGGTATGATTCGGCGTATGGAAGGGGAACCGATGCGCAGCGACGGTCGCGTTTTTACGGATGGTCTCTTGTGGGCCGTAGTATATGTACCtagtagggggggggggggagtgcgATGGAAGTATAATACGTGTtacaagtataaatataatttaattaaattttacagaTAGTCTCATAATTCTATTTCAACATTGCAACGtaagataacaataaatacttaccattataataaacaaagaagaaaagaaatcattataataagcataaactacaaataaataattaagtcgtcaactattagttattagtagtacctactattagtgaaataaaacaatatatcaatatgaatatatttatataaaataatgccagtcttcttaatttttcttcctGCATTCTAGCTtaagtcttttattttttttttattattatcgaggAATAAATATACTTTGGAAAATGTTCTGATTACTCCTctgatattacaatgatatcTGACTAAAAAGCAGCCAGATTTGACCAAGATTTTACTCGAttgattattttactaattatttttctcaTGATGATTTgataaatatgtcaaaatattaaataattgtatatgctGCTCAGAAagatattcaaattgtattaaaaacttCTACATCTGAAATGAATACTGTGGTTATACACATAGTGTTTGATGTTCTAAATATTATCCTCGATCTTGGATGTATCAAGAAAAAACTTAAGAACCAGGATTAGACTGTTTTATATTCGCGTGGTTCTCAATGGTCATAGAAAATACATCTAGTATCACCACTTGCTGTAAGCTGACAGTAAGATCTTATGAATACTGAATAaacgcaataaaataaaatccgatCAAAATCAGCCGGATTTTACCAATGTTTTAAACTCTAttgattattttactaaatacatttgtaatCCATAATTTTAGATCtaccaagaaaaaaattaagaaccAGGAACAGACTTTTTGATATTCGCACTGTTTTCCATGGTCATAGATAATACATTCATAGGTAACCAaagaaaacagttttaaatttgggAAAATTCGTCCACTGTTAATTCATTTGTTGAAGTGGCCCACAGACAGTCAACTGACTGTACACAGGAGTGCTCATGTGGGAGAAAAACCGGATGTAGTC from the Acyrthosiphon pisum isolate AL4f chromosome X, pea_aphid_22Mar2018_4r6ur, whole genome shotgun sequence genome contains:
- the LOC103308172 gene encoding zinc finger protein 271-like, encoding MTHRKTHMAEKPFPCDVCDKWFKTSNHLTVHRRTHTGEKPFPCDVCDKWFNTNSELMVHRRTHTGEKPFPCDVCEKSFSQKSNLMVHWRTHTGDKPFPCDVCDKWFNTNSELTVHRRTHTGEKPFPCNACDKWFKTIYEMTVHLRTHTGDKPFQCDVCEKSFTQNCNLMAHRRTHTGEKPFPCDVCEKSFSQKGILMVHQRTHTGEKPFPCDVCDKWFKTSNHLTVHRRTHTGEKPFPCDVCDKWFNTNSELTVHRRTHTGDKPFQCDVCEKSFTQSCNLMAHRRTHTGEKPFPCDVCDKWFKTSNHLTVHRRTHTGEKPFPCDVCDKWFKTICEMTVHLRTHTGDKPFQCDVCEKSFTQSCNLMAHRRTHTGEKPFPCDVCDKWFNTNSALTVHQRTHTGEKPFQCDVCEKSFTQSCNLMAHLRTHTGEKLFQCEVCEKLFSRNCNLTVHRSRHT